In Anaerobacillus isosaccharinicus, one genomic interval encodes:
- the mgsA gene encoding methylglyoxal synthase produces the protein MKIALIAHDKKKPDMVQFAVAYESILRDHELYSTGTTGTRVMEATSLQIERFQSGPLGGDQQIGALVAKNEMDLVLFFRDPLAAQPHEPDITALIRLCDVYSIPLATNMATGEILVKGLARGDFEWRKIVNP, from the coding sequence ATGAAGATTGCACTAATTGCCCACGACAAGAAAAAGCCTGATATGGTTCAATTTGCTGTCGCTTATGAATCAATTTTAAGGGATCATGAACTTTATAGTACAGGGACTACTGGAACGAGAGTTATGGAAGCTACTTCTTTACAAATAGAAAGATTTCAATCTGGACCTCTTGGAGGAGATCAACAAATTGGGGCGCTAGTAGCAAAAAATGAAATGGACTTAGTGCTATTTTTTAGAGATCCACTAGCTGCTCAACCACATGAGCCAGACATTACAGCGCTAATTCGTTTATGTGATGTTTATAGTATTCCACTTGCTACAAATATGGCAACAGGAGAAATTCTCGTAAAAGGTCTAGCAAGGGGAGATTTTGAATGGAGAAAAATCGTCAACCCATGA